A genomic stretch from Telmatocola sphagniphila includes:
- a CDS encoding PA14 domain-containing protein, with product MKRRSRPQLEMLEDRMVLSVGGGYTNAGLAGAYFATSTLPANNSSASFIRTDESVDLNYAAGQNVGGNPSDPAYGAVSANNYSVRWTGDLIPAFSQTYTFYLTANQGARLLIRPAGTSSFTTLLDQFSSSSPMNSSATFTMTAGQQYDIEVDYKSTGGASNIELDWSSASTPRELIQPVSNLGINVGTAWSFENSSRYFADAIKSARPYWVVVGTAAGNGDVLVSHNAQGWPTTDASLVVWEGSDNNNGTYTLSFKGQAKVTANFGTFYVNGTAYTNILPLGASGSYNAATDTTTAQFVIPSGPAASYNLILTFQNTVQQTSTGSTTGVSNVSLMRPEVVGGSTPYPLGTLFTTQYLQTLANYSTLRMMGASGTNGNPDVNWSDRTTPTSWFSQNYFANPGTSYQSQFNTNGVAWEYLVAMANETGKDLYINVPIGASNAYITNLANLILYGSDGTNPYTSPQANPVWAPLNANLHVYVEYSNEVWNTAPAFTQYTTNLNTAVSNVRAGTALGDILNYDAQPDNSTTNFTWAERLVAYQTVNISNIFRGVFGNSAMLTRVRPMLCWFNDNMESTARDMLSFIDNYFNNGTGFAFVSNPEPVSYYIWGAGGGGYYDALNNAGTQSTINFKNGGFENVSVGSAGILVNPTNTGWNFSGTQGGVVLGGLYGSPKAPQGLQEAYLYPSSSMSASVYISTPGVYGISFLATTGSQAANLSAEVDVSMNGQLFAQEYPAYYQFSTYATHYRSSTITGYVQITTAGTYTFSFSTPATNNATMYIDSVAVTSEAAIFSQQIPISLSDFASNYFPTQTPNSLQNYQRGLAMEVNWAKAYGLNAVTYESGFALGGGSNPTGIQYYANYLDTNPSNTVAAQVAATNLYTAAGGNLLFLGTFPQWQEPATSALNPLMMAVSVLNNTLPVTPTNGTSFTSGQTLTLTPANMTLQPNNFTIDNSNPGYSTNGNNALNAAGTNNWMSWNVVIPQSQSYQTYALATTISGPGTYQLWVDNQLVDTRTPGGTSGTPNTFSSTINLAPGQHIIRIKAILGPVRVNNVTLKQGGNPPAAPQSFVASSLSPTGTYLTITDSAGDETGFVVQRSLDQTNWSTIATLAAPGSSGIVNYSDLNLSPGTTYYYRVEATNSAGASSFVTSNTTTPFPTNTFFNENFGQLPVSGSVANPTGANWQFNNQSGIVANGGIAGLPNAYSGTQAAYIQGSAGTSNTPGSVSQVITITADDYQLAFYAAARLRNGTLDSLPIVIDLIAQSTNSLLRESTITPSSNTFAQYIVPFYTVPAGNYIVKFYTNSTTDNMVAIDSPNLIRTNINHLGVGNPNPTGDASYNGVTYTVSAGGAVGGTTDQFRYLRNTFTGNGTLEAKVTGFLNSSSLNPTAAAGVMFRSSDNANASFAYALVTPGSGVAFMWRPTNGGTAQLSSYINVSAPVYLELIRNGSTFTAAYSTDGINWKQIGSPQTISNFGSVADVGLAVTSNDSTNLATAYFTNFDVTPTFNTQDIGSPVTAGSTTYNGSTNRVTVSGSGTGINGTSDSLQLASQAASGNTQISAQITGLTGGANSLAGIIYRDSTAANAAYVALVVSTNGTIYLQSRTAAGVITTSNPIAQVPVDAGAPIWLSLVNKNGTVSAAYALSNAGPPASSDWITLPSTTITFSSNCVAGLFATNGDSTTSLTKAIFNGVSISGS from the coding sequence ATGAAACGTCGGAGTCGCCCTCAACTGGAAATGCTCGAAGATCGAATGGTTCTTTCTGTCGGAGGTGGCTACACCAATGCGGGTTTGGCCGGTGCGTATTTCGCAACCAGTACGCTACCGGCGAATAATTCCTCGGCTTCGTTTATTCGAACCGACGAAAGCGTCGATCTCAATTATGCGGCCGGTCAGAATGTAGGGGGCAACCCGAGTGACCCGGCGTACGGCGCGGTTTCCGCAAACAATTATTCCGTGCGCTGGACCGGCGATCTGATCCCTGCTTTCAGCCAAACCTACACCTTTTATCTGACGGCGAATCAGGGCGCCCGTCTGTTGATCCGCCCGGCAGGGACCTCCAGTTTCACCACGCTACTGGATCAATTCTCCAGTTCTTCGCCAATGAATAGCTCCGCCACTTTCACGATGACGGCCGGTCAGCAATACGACATCGAAGTCGATTACAAGTCGACCGGCGGCGCCTCCAATATCGAACTCGATTGGTCGAGTGCCAGCACGCCGCGCGAACTGATTCAGCCGGTTTCCAATCTGGGCATCAATGTCGGTACGGCCTGGTCGTTTGAAAATTCCAGCCGGTATTTTGCGGATGCGATCAAGAGCGCCCGTCCTTACTGGGTGGTCGTCGGAACCGCGGCCGGCAACGGCGACGTATTGGTTTCTCACAATGCCCAGGGCTGGCCGACCACCGATGCCTCACTGGTGGTCTGGGAAGGAAGCGACAACAACAACGGTACCTATACCCTTTCCTTCAAAGGCCAGGCGAAGGTCACCGCCAATTTCGGAACCTTCTATGTCAACGGCACTGCGTACACCAACATCCTGCCTCTGGGCGCCTCCGGGTCGTATAATGCCGCGACCGACACGACCACAGCGCAATTCGTCATCCCGAGCGGTCCCGCGGCTTCCTACAATCTGATTTTGACCTTTCAGAATACGGTTCAGCAAACTTCCACCGGGTCCACCACGGGCGTCAGCAATGTCTCTTTGATGCGGCCCGAAGTTGTCGGCGGTTCCACACCCTATCCGCTGGGTACTTTGTTCACCACCCAGTACCTGCAGACACTCGCCAATTATTCGACCCTCCGTATGATGGGGGCCTCGGGCACTAACGGCAATCCGGACGTCAATTGGTCCGACCGTACGACTCCGACTTCCTGGTTCAGCCAGAACTATTTCGCCAACCCCGGCACCAGCTACCAGTCGCAATTCAACACGAATGGCGTTGCCTGGGAATACCTGGTGGCCATGGCCAATGAAACGGGTAAGGATCTGTACATCAACGTGCCCATTGGCGCTTCCAACGCCTACATCACCAATCTGGCCAATTTGATTCTGTACGGTTCGGATGGTACCAATCCGTATACTTCTCCGCAGGCCAATCCGGTCTGGGCGCCGCTTAATGCCAATCTGCACGTTTATGTCGAATATAGCAACGAGGTCTGGAACACGGCCCCGGCGTTCACCCAGTACACCACCAATTTGAACACGGCGGTTTCCAACGTCCGCGCCGGGACCGCGCTGGGAGACATCCTGAACTACGATGCCCAGCCCGATAACAGCACCACCAACTTCACGTGGGCCGAGCGTCTGGTGGCTTATCAGACGGTGAACATTTCGAACATCTTCCGCGGCGTCTTCGGAAACAGCGCGATGCTGACGCGAGTTCGACCGATGCTCTGCTGGTTCAACGACAACATGGAGTCCACGGCCCGGGACATGCTGTCGTTCATCGATAACTACTTCAATAACGGAACGGGCTTCGCGTTTGTCTCCAATCCGGAGCCGGTCAGCTACTACATCTGGGGGGCCGGAGGCGGCGGCTACTACGATGCGTTGAACAATGCCGGGACGCAGTCCACGATTAACTTCAAAAATGGCGGCTTTGAAAATGTCTCCGTCGGCTCCGCGGGCATTCTGGTGAATCCGACGAATACCGGCTGGAACTTCAGCGGCACACAGGGAGGTGTGGTACTCGGCGGATTGTACGGCAGCCCGAAAGCCCCGCAGGGATTGCAGGAAGCCTACCTCTATCCGTCCAGTTCAATGAGTGCTTCCGTTTACATCAGCACCCCGGGCGTTTACGGCATCAGCTTCCTGGCGACTACCGGAAGTCAGGCGGCCAATCTGTCCGCCGAGGTCGATGTGTCGATGAACGGCCAACTCTTCGCTCAGGAATATCCGGCCTACTATCAGTTCAGTACCTATGCGACTCACTACCGATCGTCGACCATCACCGGTTACGTGCAGATCACAACCGCGGGGACTTATACATTTAGCTTCTCGACACCGGCGACGAACAATGCCACGATGTATATCGACAGTGTGGCCGTTACCAGCGAAGCGGCGATCTTCTCGCAACAAATCCCCATCAGCCTGAGCGACTTTGCCTCCAATTACTTCCCCACTCAAACGCCCAACAGCCTGCAGAATTATCAGCGCGGTCTGGCGATGGAAGTCAACTGGGCTAAAGCTTACGGGCTGAATGCTGTCACTTACGAAAGCGGTTTTGCTCTGGGCGGCGGATCGAACCCGACAGGTATTCAGTACTACGCGAACTACCTGGATACGAATCCCTCCAACACAGTAGCCGCGCAGGTAGCCGCGACGAACCTTTACACCGCCGCTGGCGGGAACCTTTTGTTCCTGGGAACCTTCCCGCAATGGCAGGAACCAGCTACCTCGGCTCTGAATCCGCTGATGATGGCCGTGAGTGTGTTGAACAATACGCTGCCGGTCACGCCGACTAATGGCACCAGCTTCACGTCCGGTCAGACGCTCACCCTGACTCCGGCTAACATGACTTTGCAGCCAAATAATTTCACGATCGATAACAGCAATCCCGGTTACTCGACCAATGGGAATAATGCCCTGAACGCCGCCGGCACGAATAACTGGATGAGCTGGAATGTGGTCATTCCGCAATCGCAAAGCTACCAGACCTATGCTCTCGCCACGACGATTTCCGGGCCAGGAACTTATCAACTTTGGGTCGATAACCAGTTGGTAGACACCAGAACACCTGGCGGAACTTCTGGAACGCCGAATACTTTTTCTTCCACGATCAATCTGGCCCCCGGTCAGCACATTATTCGCATCAAGGCGATTCTGGGCCCGGTGCGAGTCAATAACGTGACTCTCAAACAAGGAGGCAACCCACCGGCCGCACCGCAATCATTTGTCGCGAGTTCTTTGAGCCCGACGGGGACTTACCTCACGATCACGGATTCCGCCGGCGATGAGACGGGATTCGTCGTTCAGCGAAGTTTGGATCAGACGAACTGGTCGACGATTGCAACCCTGGCCGCTCCCGGTTCCAGTGGAATCGTGAACTACAGCGATTTGAATTTGAGCCCCGGCACGACTTACTATTACCGCGTGGAAGCGACTAATAGCGCGGGAGCTTCTTCGTTTGTCACCAGTAACACTACCACGCCGTTCCCGACGAATACCTTCTTCAATGAGAACTTCGGTCAGTTGCCCGTGAGCGGCTCGGTGGCTAATCCCACCGGCGCGAATTGGCAGTTCAACAATCAATCGGGGATCGTTGCCAACGGCGGAATTGCTGGTTTGCCCAATGCCTATTCGGGCACGCAAGCCGCTTACATCCAGGGGAGCGCCGGAACCAGCAACACCCCCGGAAGCGTCAGTCAGGTGATCACTATCACGGCGGATGATTACCAGCTGGCGTTTTATGCCGCGGCCCGGTTGCGTAACGGCACGCTCGACAGTCTGCCGATCGTCATCGATCTGATTGCGCAATCGACGAATTCGCTGCTGCGCGAATCGACGATCACGCCCAGCTCGAATACTTTTGCCCAGTATATCGTGCCGTTCTATACGGTTCCGGCCGGCAACTACATCGTGAAGTTCTACACGAACAGCACCACGGATAATATGGTGGCGATCGATTCGCCCAATCTCATCCGAACTAACATCAATCACCTCGGCGTCGGTAATCCGAACCCGACCGGTGATGCCAGCTACAACGGTGTCACCTACACCGTCAGCGCCGGGGGGGCAGTCGGCGGAACGACCGATCAGTTCCGTTACCTGCGCAATACTTTCACCGGTAATGGCACACTGGAGGCCAAGGTTACCGGTTTCCTTAACTCCAGTTCTTTGAACCCTACCGCAGCAGCCGGGGTCATGTTCCGCAGCAGCGATAATGCGAATGCCAGCTTCGCTTATGCCTTGGTCACTCCCGGATCGGGGGTCGCCTTCATGTGGCGTCCTACCAACGGGGGAACGGCGCAGTTGAGTTCCTACATCAATGTCAGCGCTCCGGTCTACCTCGAGTTGATTCGCAATGGCAGTACGTTCACCGCGGCTTATAGCACCGATGGCATCAACTGGAAACAGATTGGCTCGCCGCAAACGATCAGCAATTTCGGCAGCGTGGCCGATGTCGGTCTGGCCGTCACTTCGAACGACAGTACGAATCTGGCGACTGCTTACTTCACCAACTTCGATGTCACGCCGACGTTTAACACTCAGGACATCGGTTCGCCAGTGACCGCGGGCAGTACGACCTACAACGGTTCGACAAATCGCGTGACAGTCTCCGGTAGTGGTACGGGCATCAACGGCACGAGTGACAGCCTGCAACTGGCCTCGCAGGCGGCATCGGGTAACACTCAAATCTCCGCTCAGATTACGGGGTTGACCGGTGGAGCGAATTCGCTGGCAGGCATCATCTATCGAGACTCGACGGCGGCCAATGCCGCCTATGTGGCCCTGGTGGTGAGCACAAACGGTACGATTTATCTGCAGAGTCGTACGGCTGCCGGGGTGATTACCACCTCCAATCCGATTGCCCAGGTACCCGTTGATGCGGGGGCGCCGATCTGGCTGTCTTTGGTGAATAAGAATGGCACGGTCAGCGCGGCCTATGCTCTCTCGAACGCTGGACCACCGGCCTCGAGCGATTGGATTACACTGCCGAGCACGACGATTACTTTCAGCAGCAATTGCGTGGCCGGCCTGTTCGCAACCAATGGGGATAGCACGACGTCTCTGACGAAGGCGATCTTCAATGGTGTTTCGATCTCGGGTTCGTAG